A stretch of the Desulforamulus ferrireducens genome encodes the following:
- a CDS encoding NADH-dependent [FeFe] hydrogenase, group A6, which translates to MSTQEKSQANKRKINIRINDQELTVPEGITILEAAHQAGVKIPTLCHLDLHDFQLYNKTASCRVCMVELVDARNNRNKLVPSCVTTAQEGMFVRTDTIRAITARRMAVELLLSNHPNECFTCPKNLECELQALAEELNIREIRWEGERMDYPKDMSSDAIVKDANKCIYCRRCETACNEVQTCGILSGIGRGFNAFVGPFANIPMVESSCTYCGQCVQVCPTAALTEAYHVDKVWEAINDPDKHVIVQTAPAIRVTLGELFGMEPGTIVTGKMVTALKRLGFDKVFDTDFGADLTIIEEASELIYRLKNNKRLPILTNCCPAWVKFIEHQFPELIDVPSTCKSPHIMLGTIAKTYYAEKEGLDPDNIVVVSVMPCIAKKAEAKRPELTKDNHNNVDIVITTRELGAMIKEAGIEFDQLPDSEFDSPLGETTGASVIFGTAGGVIEAALRTASEWLTGKPLDKIEFEELRGMEGVRRATVKIGDMELNIGIASGLGNARHILEDIRDGKADYHAIEIMACPGGCIAGGGQPYHHGNDEIIKKRREAIYEEDRRKSVRKSHENKEIWELYKTYLGEPFGEKAHELLHTHFEERERI; encoded by the coding sequence ATTTCGACTCAAGAGAAATCCCAGGCAAATAAGAGAAAAATAAATATCCGGATCAATGACCAGGAGTTGACTGTTCCGGAAGGAATCACCATTTTAGAGGCAGCCCATCAAGCGGGTGTCAAAATTCCTACCCTATGCCATTTGGACCTGCACGATTTTCAATTGTACAACAAAACAGCTTCCTGCCGAGTATGTATGGTAGAGTTGGTAGATGCACGGAATAATCGCAATAAACTTGTACCCTCTTGCGTTACCACTGCCCAGGAGGGAATGTTCGTAAGAACTGACACCATCCGGGCCATCACAGCGAGAAGAATGGCGGTTGAACTGCTGTTATCCAACCACCCCAATGAATGCTTCACCTGTCCCAAAAACTTGGAGTGTGAGCTGCAGGCCCTGGCGGAGGAACTGAATATTAGGGAGATACGCTGGGAAGGGGAAAGAATGGACTATCCCAAGGATATGTCCAGCGATGCCATTGTTAAGGATGCCAACAAGTGTATCTATTGCAGGCGTTGTGAAACTGCCTGTAATGAGGTGCAGACATGTGGGATTCTTTCGGGTATTGGACGTGGCTTTAATGCTTTTGTTGGTCCCTTTGCCAATATCCCCATGGTAGAGTCTTCCTGTACATATTGCGGGCAATGCGTGCAGGTTTGTCCCACCGCGGCCCTGACAGAAGCGTATCACGTTGATAAGGTTTGGGAGGCCATTAATGACCCCGATAAGCATGTCATCGTACAAACAGCCCCCGCCATACGTGTGACATTGGGAGAGCTATTTGGCATGGAGCCCGGGACAATTGTTACTGGGAAAATGGTAACTGCCCTCAAACGTCTGGGCTTTGATAAAGTATTTGATACTGATTTCGGCGCCGACCTTACCATCATAGAGGAAGCTTCAGAGCTAATCTACCGCCTCAAAAACAATAAGAGGCTACCCATTCTGACAAACTGCTGCCCAGCTTGGGTCAAATTTATTGAGCACCAATTCCCCGAGCTGATCGACGTTCCTTCTACCTGTAAGTCACCGCACATTATGCTTGGCACCATTGCCAAAACCTATTATGCGGAGAAAGAGGGCTTGGACCCGGATAATATTGTGGTGGTATCGGTGATGCCTTGTATAGCCAAAAAAGCGGAGGCCAAGCGACCGGAACTAACGAAGGATAACCACAACAATGTGGATATAGTCATTACCACCAGGGAACTGGGAGCTATGATTAAGGAGGCAGGCATTGAATTTGACCAACTGCCTGATAGTGAGTTCGACAGTCCCCTGGGTGAAACAACCGGGGCCTCTGTTATCTTCGGTACCGCCGGGGGCGTCATTGAAGCCGCATTGCGCACCGCCTCCGAATGGTTGACAGGTAAACCCCTGGATAAGATTGAGTTTGAGGAATTAAGGGGCATGGAAGGCGTGCGCAGGGCCACTGTAAAAATAGGTGACATGGAGCTCAATATTGGCATTGCCAGCGGTCTGGGTAATGCGCGGCATATACTGGAGGACATTCGGGACGGTAAGGCTGATTATCATGCCATTGAAATCATGGCCTGCCCCGGTGGTTGTATTGCCGGAGGCGGACAACCTTACCACCATGGTAACGATGAGATAATCAAGAAACGCAGAGAAGCCATTTATGAAGAGGACAGACGGAAGAGCGTGAGAAAATCTCACGAAAATAAGGAGATATGGGAGCTTTATAAAACTTACCTGGGAGAGCCCTTTGGCGAAAAAGCCCATGAACTGCTCCATACTCACTTTGAGGAAAGAGAAAGAATCTAA
- a CDS encoding NuoF family protein produces the protein MLIKSLEELSQIKQQYTHKISLRLQRDTPTTEKHILVCAGTGCHANESDLVIKRLEATIKTRNLSDKVKVIRTGCFGFCEQGPIVKIEPDNVFYVRVGPRKDVKDIVDEHIIKGERVERLLYEDPQTKERAHTQEEMAFYKKQQRVALRNCGLINPEDIYEYIAVGGYEALGKALTQMSRAEVIEVVKKSGLRGRGGGGFPTGLKWEITSKQEDEEKFIICNADEGDPGAFMDRSILEGDPHSVIEAMAIGGYAIGATKGIVYIRAEYPLAISRLNTALAQARELGLLGEGIFGTDFSFDVRLKYGAGAFVCGEETALIKSCEGKRGEPNYKPPYPAEQGYWGKPTCVNNVETFANIPMIMTKGAEWFASLGTEKSKGTKVFALAGKVNNVGLVEVPMGTTLREIIFDIGGGIREGKKFKAVQTGGPSGGVITKKDLDTPIDYDHLLEIGSMMGSGGMIVMDEDDNMVNIAKFYLEFTMDEACGRCAPGRIGTKRLYELLHKITSGQATMADMDALKQLAYMVKDSSLCGLCQTAPNPVISTMKHFWDEYMAFVKDVDHPQGEGRYVPKNKIGLES, from the coding sequence ATGCTGATAAAATCCCTGGAAGAGTTAAGCCAAATAAAGCAGCAATATACACACAAAATTTCGCTGAGGCTGCAGCGGGATACCCCAACAACAGAGAAGCATATTCTCGTCTGTGCTGGGACAGGTTGCCATGCCAATGAAAGTGATTTAGTCATTAAAAGACTGGAAGCTACCATAAAAACCAGAAACTTGTCTGACAAGGTTAAGGTCATCCGGACAGGCTGCTTTGGGTTTTGTGAACAAGGCCCCATTGTAAAAATTGAGCCCGATAATGTGTTTTATGTTCGTGTGGGACCCAGAAAGGATGTCAAGGATATTGTAGACGAGCATATTATCAAGGGCGAAAGGGTAGAGAGACTGCTGTATGAAGACCCTCAGACAAAGGAAAGGGCCCATACACAGGAAGAGATGGCCTTTTACAAAAAGCAGCAGCGAGTTGCGCTGCGCAATTGCGGTCTGATCAATCCGGAAGACATTTATGAATATATAGCGGTAGGTGGCTATGAGGCATTAGGCAAAGCGTTGACACAAATGTCTCGGGCTGAAGTTATCGAGGTTGTCAAGAAATCGGGACTGCGCGGACGTGGCGGCGGGGGGTTCCCCACCGGCCTCAAATGGGAAATTACCAGTAAACAAGAGGATGAGGAAAAATTTATTATCTGCAATGCAGATGAAGGAGATCCCGGCGCCTTCATGGATCGCAGTATCCTGGAAGGTGACCCCCACAGTGTCATCGAGGCCATGGCCATCGGAGGATATGCCATCGGAGCAACTAAGGGTATAGTCTATATTCGGGCAGAATATCCCCTGGCCATCTCCCGGCTGAATACAGCTCTGGCCCAGGCCAGGGAACTGGGACTGTTAGGGGAGGGCATTTTTGGCACAGACTTTAGTTTTGATGTAAGGCTTAAATATGGGGCAGGGGCCTTTGTCTGCGGTGAAGAAACCGCCCTGATCAAATCCTGTGAAGGTAAGCGTGGCGAACCCAATTACAAGCCGCCTTATCCGGCGGAACAGGGCTATTGGGGAAAGCCCACCTGTGTCAACAATGTTGAGACCTTTGCTAATATCCCCATGATTATGACCAAGGGTGCGGAATGGTTTGCTTCCCTGGGAACGGAAAAAAGTAAGGGTACCAAGGTCTTTGCCCTGGCAGGAAAAGTCAATAATGTGGGCTTGGTAGAAGTGCCTATGGGTACTACCCTCCGGGAAATTATTTTTGACATTGGCGGGGGAATCCGCGAAGGTAAAAAGTTTAAAGCAGTTCAGACAGGCGGACCCTCTGGAGGGGTAATTACAAAAAAGGACCTGGATACACCCATTGACTATGACCACCTGCTGGAGATTGGCTCCATGATGGGTTCGGGCGGTATGATTGTCATGGACGAGGATGACAACATGGTCAATATAGCCAAGTTCTATCTGGAATTTACCATGGACGAAGCCTGTGGCAGATGTGCGCCGGGACGCATAGGGACCAAAAGGCTATATGAATTGCTGCATAAAATTACCTCAGGCCAGGCTACCATGGCGGATATGGATGCCTTAAAGCAACTGGCTTACATGGTCAAGGACAGTTCCCTGTGCGGACTCTGTCAAACTGCTCCCAATCCCGTCATCAGCACCATGAAACATTTCTGGGATGAATATATGGCTTTTGTGAAGGATGTGGACCATCCACAGGGAGAAGGACGGTACGTTCCCAAAAACAAAATCGGGTTGGAGTCTTAG
- the nuoE gene encoding NADH-quinone oxidoreductase subunit NuoE has product MTKPQEIDVIKPVGEELPQEKFQELESYINSLETTKGALIEILHKAQEIFGYLPRDVQLFVARKLGIPGAEVYGVVSFYSYFTTKPGGKHTISVCMGTACFVRGADKIIERFKERLGIEANETTEDGLFTLKDVRCLGACGLAPVVVVDDKVYGRVKVEDVDDIINTYRREGAAVC; this is encoded by the coding sequence ATGACAAAACCTCAGGAAATAGATGTGATAAAGCCTGTGGGAGAAGAATTACCCCAGGAAAAATTTCAGGAACTGGAATCTTATATAAACAGCCTGGAAACCACCAAAGGCGCTCTTATTGAAATTCTGCATAAGGCTCAGGAAATTTTCGGCTATTTGCCACGGGATGTACAACTTTTTGTGGCCCGTAAGCTGGGTATCCCAGGGGCAGAGGTATATGGTGTGGTAAGCTTTTATTCCTATTTCACTACTAAGCCCGGGGGAAAACACACCATCAGTGTCTGCATGGGAACAGCCTGCTTTGTGCGGGGGGCAGATAAAATAATTGAAAGGTTTAAAGAAAGGCTAGGTATTGAGGCCAACGAAACCACAGAGGATGGTCTGTTTACCCTCAAGGATGTCCGCTGTCTGGGAGCATGTGGACTAGCCCCTGTGGTTGTGGTGGATGATAAGGTTTATGGCAGGGTTAAGGTAGAGGATGTTGATGATATTATAAATACCTATCGCCGGGAGGGAGCAGCCGTATGCTGA
- a CDS encoding methyltransferase domain-containing protein: MEKICQFVVEDINQSTKKEKGYDIVIFGAVGDVLGNINETILKLKDTIKPQGYIIIDDAYSVEDVNASYPSKKEWYQIFQQAGVKLVAEVAIDHQELMQINRSNQMHIVRRANELMILYPENKSIFAEYIKSQQSECEELENEIIGVTWLLQAN, encoded by the coding sequence GTGGAGAAGATCTGCCAGTTTGTGGTGGAAGATATTAATCAATCGACCAAGAAAGAGAAAGGTTATGACATTGTTATCTTCGGTGCTGTGGGGGATGTGCTAGGTAATATAAATGAAACCATATTAAAACTTAAAGATACCATTAAGCCACAGGGATACATCATTATTGATGATGCCTATAGTGTTGAAGATGTGAATGCAAGCTACCCCTCGAAAAAAGAATGGTATCAAATCTTTCAACAGGCAGGAGTTAAGCTTGTTGCTGAGGTAGCCATTGACCATCAAGAATTAATGCAAATTAATAGAAGTAACCAAATGCATATAGTTAGACGTGCCAATGAATTAATGATACTATACCCGGAAAATAAGAGTATCTTTGCAGAATATATAAAAAGTCAACAGTCAGAATGTGAAGAGTTGGAAAATGAAATTATAGGAGTTACCTGGCTTTTACAAGCTAATTAG
- a CDS encoding zinc ribbon domain-containing protein YjdM codes for MSGLPNCPKCNSEFTYEDGSLLICPECSHEWTLEAENGTDIKTVKDANGNVLNDGDTVTIIKDLKVKGSSSVLKMGTRVKNIRLVDGDHNIDCKIDGFGAMKLKSEFVKKI; via the coding sequence ATGAGTGGTTTACCCAATTGTCCAAAATGTAACTCAGAATTCACTTACGAGGATGGAAGTCTTTTGATTTGCCCAGAATGTAGCCATGAGTGGACCTTAGAAGCAGAAAATGGTACAGATATAAAAACTGTTAAAGATGCTAATGGAAATGTCTTAAACGATGGGGATACCGTAACCATAATTAAAGACCTTAAAGTAAAAGGTAGTTCATCGGTATTAAAAATGGGAACCAGGGTAAAAAATATACGCCTGGTTGATGGGGATCATAATATTGATTGTAAAATTGATGGCTTTGGAGCGATGAAGCTAAAATCTGAATTTGTTAAAAAGATATAA
- a CDS encoding Na+/H+ antiporter NhaC family protein, giving the protein MKYEKLVIFIVFFVGLPFSIIKGIPLLYPLLLGLICFILTSLSSGFRLKDLISMMLKGTKRSLIVIKIFVLIGMITAVWRACGTVAFIVYYGTAFINEQYFVLCAFLLCCLVSFLLGTSFGTVGTIGLILMVLAKSGNVDPSVVAGAIIAGAYFGDRCSPMSSSAALVATLTETSLYINIKNMFKTSIIPLALSIIGYIYLSQGHPLVFHDDRIGREILQLFDLSMMVLLPALIILVAAVMKIDVKISMGLSIVAGILIAVFTQHQTLPEIMKYIMQGYSAASPGLFADIIKGGGLYSMINVTLIVLISSAYSGIFEGTGFLKDIEHLFQRISQRLGAYLATMLTGTTAAAFSCNQTLAVMLTHQIGHKTYEKQGLNKYRLALDLENTVIMISALIPWNIAGAFPLAALSVDSGSLIYALYLFMVPLTNIFTGKMRIAED; this is encoded by the coding sequence ATGAAATACGAAAAGCTAGTAATTTTTATAGTATTCTTTGTGGGTCTACCTTTCAGTATTATTAAAGGAATACCCTTACTTTATCCCCTGCTGTTAGGGCTTATTTGCTTTATATTAACTTCCCTGAGTAGTGGCTTCAGGTTAAAGGACTTAATTAGCATGATGCTCAAGGGGACCAAAAGATCCCTCATCGTTATCAAGATTTTTGTGTTAATAGGCATGATAACAGCTGTATGGAGAGCCTGTGGAACCGTTGCCTTTATTGTGTATTACGGGACTGCTTTTATCAATGAGCAATATTTTGTGCTATGTGCCTTTTTGCTGTGCTGCTTGGTATCCTTTCTATTGGGAACTTCCTTTGGTACGGTTGGGACCATAGGTTTAATTCTAATGGTTTTGGCGAAAAGCGGGAATGTGGATCCTAGTGTCGTGGCAGGGGCAATAATCGCAGGGGCATACTTTGGGGACAGATGCTCACCCATGTCCTCAAGTGCCGCCCTGGTGGCCACACTGACTGAAACAAGCCTTTATATAAATATTAAAAATATGTTCAAAACCTCTATTATTCCCCTTGCTTTATCCATCATTGGATATATTTATTTGTCCCAGGGCCATCCCCTGGTCTTTCATGATGACCGCATCGGGCGGGAAATATTACAATTATTTGATCTATCGATGATGGTATTACTGCCTGCCCTGATCATACTTGTAGCCGCAGTCATGAAGATTGATGTAAAAATATCCATGGGCCTTAGTATTGTGGCGGGCATATTAATTGCTGTTTTTACCCAACACCAGACCTTGCCGGAAATTATGAAATACATAATGCAGGGGTATAGTGCAGCCAGCCCGGGCCTCTTTGCAGATATAATTAAAGGCGGCGGGCTTTACTCCATGATCAATGTTACTTTGATTGTCCTAATTTCTTCTGCTTATTCGGGAATATTTGAAGGGACAGGATTTTTAAAAGATATTGAGCACCTTTTTCAAAGAATTAGCCAGCGGCTGGGGGCGTACCTGGCTACCATGTTAACAGGTACAACCGCAGCGGCCTTCAGTTGTAACCAAACATTAGCGGTGATGCTAACGCACCAAATAGGACATAAAACTTATGAAAAACAGGGACTCAACAAATATAGGTTGGCATTGGATTTGGAAAATACCGTTATCATGATATCAGCCCTGATTCCTTGGAATATTGCCGGAGCCTTTCCTTTAGCTGCTTTATCTGTAGATTCCGGGTCTTTAATCTATGCCTTGTACCTTTTTATGGTGCCCTTAACCAATATATTTACCGGCAAAATGCGAATTGCTGAAGACTAA
- a CDS encoding IS1380 family transposase: MKKIKTKKIKTKNVDDDRLTIFEIEQGDEELSTHSGLALIGALLANTKIKTRLNKTMSAEQKKPHISNGSVGIAYIGLLCQGKSDFDHIEPFREDNFFAISLNIKETPSSPTLRQRLDMVAKDKQWNSILLEESAGLIKKTNAPLTPVYLGQENRVYLPLDIDVSPFDNSNTKKEGVSRTYKGTDGYAPIFAYLAKEGYCVNTELRQGSEHCQKNTSEFVAESIRYAKKITHLPLLLRMDSGNDSANNIEICLNDETKADFIIKRNLRKETPEGWLLLAKNNKDIYCQEREGKKVYYGSMMKYKKELKREIRVVYKITERTFGKDGQIFLVPQVEAETYWTSLPDPPHVIEKLYHEHGTSEQFHSELKTDLDLERLPSGKFDTNNLVLHFGVVAYNLLRMIGQSTTRMQHVPIRKQAERRRIRTVIQNLITLASRLVSHARKKKLRFGKHSPWFETFKQAYAVCLAR; encoded by the coding sequence ATGAAAAAGATAAAAACCAAGAAAATTAAAACAAAAAATGTAGATGATGATAGGCTCACTATCTTTGAAATTGAACAAGGTGACGAAGAATTATCGACTCATTCTGGTTTAGCTCTTATAGGAGCATTACTAGCTAATACCAAGATAAAAACTCGGCTAAACAAGACAATGTCTGCTGAACAAAAGAAACCCCATATTTCTAATGGAAGTGTTGGTATTGCCTACATTGGCCTACTATGCCAAGGAAAGAGTGATTTTGACCATATTGAACCCTTTCGAGAAGATAATTTCTTTGCAATCTCGTTAAACATCAAGGAGACACCGTCAAGCCCAACCCTTCGCCAACGACTAGATATGGTTGCTAAAGATAAGCAATGGAATAGTATCCTGTTGGAAGAATCTGCTGGGCTAATCAAGAAAACCAATGCACCGCTAACGCCAGTGTACCTGGGTCAGGAAAATAGAGTATATCTTCCACTGGATATTGATGTGTCTCCCTTTGATAACTCTAACACCAAAAAAGAAGGGGTCTCCCGTACCTACAAAGGCACGGATGGTTACGCTCCCATCTTTGCATATCTAGCAAAGGAAGGTTATTGCGTAAATACTGAGTTACGCCAAGGAAGTGAACATTGCCAAAAGAACACTTCGGAATTTGTTGCCGAAAGCATTCGCTATGCCAAAAAAATCACCCATTTGCCTTTGCTATTAAGAATGGATTCAGGCAATGACAGCGCTAACAATATTGAAATTTGCTTAAATGATGAAACTAAGGCAGATTTCATTATTAAGCGAAACCTTCGCAAAGAAACTCCTGAAGGGTGGCTACTATTGGCAAAGAACAACAAAGATATTTACTGTCAGGAACGTGAAGGTAAAAAAGTCTACTATGGTTCCATGATGAAATACAAAAAGGAACTAAAAAGAGAAATCAGGGTGGTTTACAAGATTACAGAAAGAACCTTTGGTAAAGATGGCCAGATATTTCTCGTACCTCAAGTAGAGGCAGAAACCTATTGGACATCACTGCCGGACCCACCACATGTTATCGAAAAACTATACCATGAACATGGCACCAGCGAGCAGTTTCACAGTGAACTTAAGACAGACCTAGATTTAGAAAGACTACCCTCTGGCAAATTTGATACTAACAACCTAGTGTTACATTTCGGGGTAGTGGCCTACAATCTGTTAAGGATGATTGGTCAATCCACAACCAGGATGCAACATGTACCTATACGTAAGCAGGCAGAACGCCGCAGGATTAGGACAGTGATTCAGAATTTAATTACGTTAGCATCACGATTAGTGTCTCATGCAAGAAAAAAGAAATTACGATTTGGAAAGCACAGTCCTTGGTTTGAAACATTTAAACAAGCATACGCTGTGTGTTTAGCAAGGTAG
- the rlmH gene encoding 23S rRNA (pseudouridine(1915)-N(3))-methyltransferase RlmH: protein MKITLLAVGKLKEKYLAEGIKEYLKRLGAYAKIDIVEVPDEPCPENAPPAMEEQIKQKEADRLQKKLRQGTFLIILDPRGKMLSSEDMADKLQTLALNGRSDITFIIGGSLGLAPSLVQQADLLLSLSKLTFPHQLVRLMLVEQIYRWFRIMKGEPYHK, encoded by the coding sequence ATGAAGATAACCCTGCTGGCCGTAGGCAAGTTAAAAGAAAAATATCTGGCGGAGGGCATTAAGGAATACCTTAAACGCCTAGGAGCCTATGCCAAAATAGACATTGTGGAAGTCCCCGACGAACCCTGCCCGGAAAACGCCCCGCCGGCCATGGAAGAACAAATTAAACAAAAGGAAGCAGACCGCCTGCAAAAAAAGCTCCGTCAGGGCACTTTCCTAATCATCCTGGACCCCCGGGGAAAAATGCTCTCCTCCGAGGACATGGCCGATAAACTACAAACCCTCGCCCTTAATGGCCGCAGCGACATCACCTTCATCATCGGCGGCTCCTTGGGCCTGGCACCTTCCCTGGTGCAGCAAGCCGATTTACTACTGTCCCTGTCCAAACTAACCTTTCCGCATCAGTTAGTGAGATTAATGCTGGTGGAGCAGATTTATCGGTGGTTTAGGATTATGAAGGGGGAGCCATATCATAAGTAG
- the murA gene encoding UDP-N-acetylglucosamine 1-carboxyvinyltransferase, which yields MSKLIIAGGQPLRGKIKISGAKNASLAILCGAIMAEGEVIIENVPDISDVRIILEILGNMGVKIRWLADEVISLTSPQEIVGDPPYELVKQLRASNLLLGPMLARYGKASVSLPGGCNIGVRPMDLHFKGLLALGAELNLERGSIQGKTGRLCGNMIYLDFPSVGATENIMMAACLAEGQTVIENAAKEPEIVDLANFLNALGAKVRGAGTDLIKIEGVPVLKGGRYSVIPDRIEAGTFMVAAAATRGDVVLENVIPRHLEPLSAKLREANVDVEIGEDTIHIKATNTSAKSIDIKTMPYPGFPTDMQSQMMAFLSTVPGTSIIVENIFENRFRVADELKRMGANIKVEGRMAVIEGVASLQGAKVKATDLRAGAALVIAGLMAQGETEIGDVHYVDRGYTHLEQKLAKLGASIRRA from the coding sequence TTGAGCAAACTCATCATTGCAGGGGGACAACCGCTCCGAGGCAAGATTAAAATAAGTGGTGCAAAAAATGCTTCCCTCGCTATTCTCTGCGGTGCCATAATGGCCGAGGGAGAAGTAATTATAGAAAATGTACCGGATATCAGCGATGTTCGGATTATCTTAGAGATTCTGGGGAATATGGGCGTTAAAATACGTTGGTTAGCAGACGAGGTAATATCGCTCACAAGTCCTCAAGAAATCGTAGGGGATCCACCCTATGAGCTGGTCAAGCAGCTGAGAGCGTCAAATTTATTACTGGGGCCGATGTTAGCCCGTTATGGCAAGGCATCCGTTTCTTTACCTGGCGGTTGCAATATTGGTGTGCGCCCGATGGACTTGCATTTTAAGGGCTTATTGGCCTTAGGGGCAGAACTAAACCTGGAAAGAGGTTCTATCCAGGGGAAAACTGGCCGTCTCTGCGGCAATATGATTTACCTGGACTTCCCCAGTGTAGGAGCCACCGAAAATATTATGATGGCTGCCTGTTTAGCCGAGGGTCAAACCGTTATTGAAAACGCTGCCAAGGAGCCGGAAATTGTGGATCTGGCTAATTTTCTTAATGCCCTGGGAGCTAAAGTGCGGGGTGCCGGTACAGACTTGATTAAGATTGAAGGAGTGCCAGTCCTCAAGGGCGGGCGTTATTCCGTCATCCCCGACCGTATTGAGGCAGGTACCTTTATGGTGGCAGCCGCTGCCACCAGAGGTGACGTGGTTTTAGAAAATGTTATTCCTCGCCATTTGGAACCACTGAGTGCCAAGCTCAGAGAGGCCAATGTGGATGTGGAAATTGGAGAAGATACCATTCACATTAAGGCCACCAATACTTCCGCCAAGAGTATTGATATTAAAACCATGCCTTACCCCGGTTTTCCCACAGATATGCAGTCCCAAATGATGGCTTTCCTGTCCACTGTACCAGGAACGAGCATTATTGTGGAAAACATTTTTGAAAACCGCTTTCGAGTGGCAGATGAACTCAAACGTATGGGTGCAAACATCAAGGTAGAGGGCCGCATGGCAGTGATCGAAGGAGTTGCCTCCCTGCAAGGGGCCAAGGTTAAAGCTACCGACCTGCGGGCAGGTGCGGCACTGGTTATCGCCGGCTTAATGGCCCAGGGAGAAACAGAGATTGGCGATGTGCATTACGTAGATCGTGGCTATACCCACCTGGAGCAAAAGCTAGCTAAACTGGGTGCTTCTATTCGCAGAGCATAG
- a CDS encoding peptidase MA family metallohydrolase, which translates to MPHLVYHSNTSKAYKIIGFGMAALLFVAAVFMKLPLAIRSGTYMIFRESLKYKALWTTRDMETIEGKHFIVRYTEGNKSDAQLILQTAEKFYQPIASKYGYNDSGKIPVIVYPSRAELNRNFGWPANESAMGVYWAGVIRVLSPCVWVNETSPEAYQEEFLTSGPMAHEFTHLVVDHISYGNYTRWFTEGLAQYEEYKLTGFEFGEAGASLDQPLYQLADMNTEFDNLPNQPLAYRQSYLAVRYIAQVYGEQALKDILQLLAKNQRTEQAIAQVTGAAIDQFEADYQRWAKEQEA; encoded by the coding sequence ATGCCACATCTTGTTTATCATAGTAATACATCAAAAGCCTACAAAATTATTGGATTCGGGATGGCTGCCCTACTGTTTGTGGCGGCTGTTTTTATGAAGTTACCCTTGGCCATTCGCTCCGGTACTTACATGATCTTTCGGGAAAGTTTAAAATATAAGGCTTTGTGGACAACCCGTGACATGGAAACCATCGAAGGCAAGCATTTTATTGTTCGCTACACCGAGGGCAATAAAAGCGATGCTCAATTGATTTTACAAACCGCTGAAAAATTTTATCAACCCATTGCCAGTAAATATGGTTATAATGATAGTGGTAAAATACCGGTCATTGTCTACCCTTCCCGTGCTGAGTTAAACCGCAACTTTGGCTGGCCCGCCAATGAGAGTGCCATGGGGGTTTATTGGGCCGGTGTGATTCGGGTATTGTCTCCCTGTGTTTGGGTAAATGAAACAAGCCCCGAAGCCTACCAGGAGGAGTTTTTAACCTCTGGCCCCATGGCCCATGAGTTTACTCACCTGGTGGTGGATCATATTAGCTATGGTAATTACACCCGTTGGTTTACCGAGGGCTTGGCCCAATATGAAGAATATAAGTTAACTGGCTTTGAATTTGGGGAAGCAGGAGCGTCTTTGGATCAGCCATTATATCAGTTAGCAGATATGAACACAGAATTTGATAATTTACCAAACCAGCCTCTGGCCTATCGCCAATCCTATTTGGCTGTACGGTACATTGCCCAGGTCTATGGTGAGCAGGCCCTTAAGGATATTCTGCAGCTACTGGCGAAGAACCAAAGGACGGAGCAAGCCATTGCCCAGGTAACAGGGGCTGCCATTGACCAATTTGAAGCTGATTATCAAAGGTGGGCTAAAGAACAAGAAGCCTGA